In Planifilum fulgidum, the following proteins share a genomic window:
- a CDS encoding helix-turn-helix domain-containing protein, translated as MSEDIGYRLRRAREARGLTVDEVADRIRIRKEYVLAMEQGQFDALPSPFYARSYLRTYAHFLGLDASAILREYREQASEQEKAERPFSRGWDREPRRPSMDTRGYRQWPLPEREERHHPDRARRGAARGWEKASPPHEPKRPENISSRSSFSNGRTQGWEGASRESFPGAESFPANPPSAQPSSHLTRTSRSFSRSKDALLRGETGHPRSTEPVEKRALPPAVVDESSGQAEVVPHLSRRRKAASKEKEGTFAKWYNRFLIAGTVLLIPAALAVGILIWGEEEKPISAGDRTEVSADGSEAGKKEPILYPTETSKNGPDHFELTQADKIELKIDAEGECGVEIREEEVGKKLKEVTIKPGSPPFAYESDKEDLWVELKPSKNVKISVNGKKVGEYKKQKVVHIRLVK; from the coding sequence GTGTCGGAGGATATCGGATACCGGCTCAGACGGGCCAGAGAGGCCCGCGGCCTGACCGTGGATGAGGTGGCGGATCGCATTCGAATCAGGAAAGAGTATGTGCTGGCGATGGAGCAGGGACAGTTCGACGCCCTTCCCAGCCCATTTTACGCCCGCTCCTATCTGCGCACTTATGCCCATTTCCTCGGGTTGGACGCATCGGCCATCTTGCGGGAATACCGGGAACAGGCGTCGGAGCAGGAAAAGGCGGAGCGCCCCTTCTCCCGCGGTTGGGATCGGGAGCCGCGGCGACCTTCGATGGATACGAGGGGATATCGCCAATGGCCCTTGCCGGAAAGGGAGGAACGGCATCATCCTGACCGGGCGAGAAGGGGGGCAGCGAGGGGATGGGAGAAGGCGTCCCCTCCCCATGAACCGAAGCGGCCGGAAAACATCTCTTCCCGGTCCTCCTTTTCAAACGGACGGACGCAGGGCTGGGAGGGCGCTTCCCGGGAAAGTTTTCCCGGCGCCGAATCGTTTCCCGCCAATCCTCCCTCGGCCCAGCCTTCTTCGCACCTGACAAGAACTTCAAGAAGCTTTTCGAGGTCCAAGGATGCGCTGTTGCGCGGTGAGACCGGGCATCCCCGTTCGACCGAACCGGTTGAAAAGCGCGCCTTGCCGCCCGCGGTGGTGGATGAAAGCAGCGGACAGGCCGAAGTGGTTCCCCACCTCTCCCGGCGCCGAAAGGCGGCGTCGAAGGAAAAGGAAGGAACCTTCGCCAAATGGTATAACCGCTTTCTCATCGCCGGCACGGTTCTTCTGATTCCTGCCGCTCTGGCCGTCGGCATTTTGATCTGGGGAGAAGAAGAGAAACCCATCAGTGCCGGGGACCGCACCGAGGTATCGGCCGACGGTTCGGAGGCGGGCAAGAAGGAGCCCATCTTATATCCCACGGAAACCAGCAAAAACGGTCCCGATCATTTTGAACTGACCCAAGCGGACAAGATTGAGCTGAAAATCGATGCGGAGGGCGAGTGCGGGGTCGAGATCCGAGAGGAGGAAGTGGGCAAGAAGCTGAAAGAGGTCACCATCAAACCCGGTTCTCCTCCCTTTGCCTACGAGTCCGACAAAGAGGACTTGTGGGTCGAGCTGAAACCCTCCAAGAATGTGAAAATCTCGGTCAACGGAAAAAAAGTGGGCGAATATAAGAAACAAAAAGTGGTTCACATCCGTTTGGTGAAATGA
- a CDS encoding helix-turn-helix domain-containing protein, with translation MSLEIGLRLKEARESLGLSIQDIRDKTRIEIGYLMALENGEFDKLPSPYFVRTCIRQYAKCVGIEPHHLLKKYRPIPGESGSQDAVKKRNTDRQKAVQDRSRFTSTHPRISPRGESGDALEGEGGSRSFTQRTMRMESLSQRTNAKPGTGHSPGDADSYGSPSRREFFSDTDRVSGDPTKSRDTGRQRAIQDLSRTSKFSRLSSRGEPDAAGEAREGADRSAERTMRLELKRGSGAGYVSGDTDSPDEERESPYRYSMERSSRSRRSERAQEGETSRKIRRIGMVAGIALLIPAAAWGAYAFLKDDPPAETRSASEQSDPDNVNAEPLPQESDSPEDEGKEAEVSLVEKSGGVAHYQITATGELSVEIGPAADVCWVQIREQPEGGKYLKDVTLRNNETYKYQHPADGSSNLYIEFGAPQAIKQIKVNGQPIEASKMIRIERSE, from the coding sequence GTGTCTCTCGAGATCGGTCTCCGGCTGAAGGAAGCGAGAGAATCGCTGGGTCTTAGCATACAGGATATTCGGGATAAAACCCGCATTGAAATCGGATATTTGATGGCCCTTGAAAACGGGGAATTCGACAAATTGCCGAGCCCCTATTTCGTGCGCACTTGCATACGCCAATATGCCAAGTGCGTCGGTATCGAACCGCATCACTTGCTGAAAAAATATCGCCCGATTCCTGGTGAGTCCGGATCTCAGGACGCGGTGAAAAAACGGAACACGGATCGCCAGAAGGCGGTTCAGGATCGATCCCGCTTCACGTCGACGCATCCCCGCATCTCCCCCCGCGGAGAGTCTGGCGACGCCCTTGAAGGGGAGGGGGGGAGCCGGAGTTTCACGCAGCGGACCATGCGCATGGAATCGCTGTCGCAGAGGACCAACGCGAAACCGGGAACCGGGCATTCCCCCGGAGATGCGGATTCCTACGGATCTCCCTCCCGGAGGGAGTTTTTTTCCGACACGGATCGGGTTTCCGGCGATCCGACAAAAAGCCGGGACACGGGTCGGCAAAGGGCGATACAGGATCTTTCCCGCACATCAAAGTTTTCCCGCCTGTCATCCCGGGGAGAGCCCGATGCGGCCGGTGAGGCGCGGGAGGGAGCGGACAGATCCGCGGAGCGGACCATGCGCCTGGAATTGAAGAGGGGATCGGGAGCCGGGTACGTTTCGGGGGACACCGATTCGCCCGACGAGGAGCGGGAATCCCCGTACCGTTATTCGATGGAGCGATCCTCCCGTTCCCGCCGTTCGGAGAGAGCCCAGGAAGGAGAAACCAGCCGGAAAATCCGCCGGATCGGCATGGTCGCAGGGATTGCCCTGTTGATTCCCGCCGCGGCCTGGGGGGCATATGCTTTCCTGAAGGATGATCCGCCTGCGGAGACGCGCTCGGCGTCGGAACAAAGCGATCCGGATAATGTGAACGCTGAGCCGCTTCCCCAGGAAAGCGATTCCCCTGAAGACGAAGGAAAAGAGGCCGAGGTGTCGCTGGTGGAGAAAAGCGGCGGAGTGGCTCATTATCAAATCACGGCCACGGGCGAGCTGTCGGTGGAAATCGGACCGGCCGCCGATGTTTGCTGGGTGCAGATCCGCGAACAACCGGAAGGCGGAAAATATCTGAAGGATGTGACCCTTAGGAATAACGAGACCTATAAATACCAGCACCCGGCAGACGGGTCTTCCAATCTGTACATTGAGTTTGGGGCGCCGCAGGCAATTAAACAAATCAAGGTGAACGGACAGCCCATCGAGGCTTCCAAGATGATCCGCATCGAACGGTCCGAATAG
- the pgsA gene encoding CDP-diacylglycerol--glycerol-3-phosphate 3-phosphatidyltransferase: MNLPNKITLARIFLVPVVMFFLLVRFNLGQFQFGQGVITVSEIIAALIFILAAVTDGLDGYIARKRKLVTNLGKLLDPLADKLLISAALISLVEMQRLDAWVAIVIISREFAVTGLRMIAAAEGQVIAASPWGKLKTIVQIVAIVALMINNFPFSSFAFPFAGIITWAAVIITVWSGVDYFIKNWKVIRFSKHR, from the coding sequence GTGAATCTGCCCAACAAGATCACGCTGGCCCGCATTTTTCTGGTTCCGGTGGTGATGTTTTTCCTTCTGGTCCGGTTCAATCTCGGCCAGTTTCAGTTCGGGCAAGGGGTGATCACCGTCAGCGAGATCATCGCCGCCCTGATCTTCATTCTGGCCGCCGTCACGGACGGGCTGGACGGATATATCGCCCGGAAACGGAAGCTCGTGACCAATTTGGGGAAACTGCTGGATCCCCTGGCGGACAAGTTGCTGATTTCCGCAGCGCTGATTTCGCTGGTGGAGATGCAGCGGTTGGATGCATGGGTGGCGATTGTGATCATCAGCCGGGAGTTTGCGGTAACCGGACTGCGCATGATCGCCGCCGCCGAGGGCCAGGTGATTGCCGCCAGCCCCTGGGGAAAGCTGAAGACGATCGTCCAAATCGTCGCCATCGTCGCCCTGATGATCAACAATTTTCCCTTTTCGTCCTTCGCCTTTCCCTTTGCGGGAATCATCACCTGGGCCGCCGTGATCATCACGGTCTGGTCCGGTGTAGATTATTTCATTAAAAATTGGAAGGTCATCCGCTTTTCCAAACACCGGTGA
- a CDS encoding helix-turn-helix domain-containing protein, producing the protein MEIGTQLRRAREALGLSLEDVQQQTKIHAEYLHALENDQFDSLPSPFYVRAFLRTYARCLGMDPQVLLERYERLNQGGAHPTARFRRVRPEPGGGLRSNTGRFRTVSTNASRPNPHGAAPSEHSSQQSGPAGPSQHTVSYRPPQDTGHFHTVQMDAVTGRERAVREETRPSVSSRSSAVSQQTGRFRSGAYPIVKAEGQALPPQKRPSRPPIPPQEAKGKKRGGIWMGVAALGVLLLGSGAWYWTQHMNASSNVPREQFNPDDGQTGNGTAAAQQTNAPELVLKEVDSGFPGDLYELTKANEIVLEVKATQGESVFLYGEKPDEPEETYTMKLGDARTVKKDKFLWFRLTVPSAVQIRVNGVEIDTTAQDVAKSYRIQLKK; encoded by the coding sequence ATGGAGATCGGAACTCAGTTGAGGCGGGCGAGAGAAGCGTTGGGGTTGTCGTTGGAGGACGTGCAACAGCAGACGAAAATCCATGCGGAGTACCTTCATGCCTTGGAAAATGACCAGTTCGATTCGCTGCCGAGCCCCTTTTACGTGCGCGCCTTTCTCCGAACGTATGCGCGGTGCCTGGGGATGGACCCCCAGGTCCTTCTGGAACGCTATGAACGTCTCAATCAAGGGGGAGCCCACCCGACGGCGCGGTTTCGGAGGGTCCGCCCGGAGCCGGGCGGTGGATTGCGGAGCAACACCGGCCGATTCCGGACCGTTTCCACGAATGCATCCCGGCCGAATCCCCATGGAGCGGCCCCGTCCGAGCATTCGAGCCAGCAGTCGGGTCCCGCGGGCCCGTCCCAGCACACGGTTTCTTACCGTCCGCCTCAGGACACCGGACATTTTCATACGGTGCAGATGGATGCGGTCACCGGTCGGGAACGGGCAGTGCGCGAGGAGACGCGCCCTTCCGTCTCTTCCCGGTCCTCTGCCGTCTCCCAGCAGACTGGGCGTTTCCGGAGCGGAGCGTATCCGATCGTCAAGGCGGAGGGACAAGCACTTCCGCCGCAGAAAAGGCCCAGCAGACCTCCGATTCCGCCGCAGGAGGCCAAAGGGAAAAAACGGGGCGGGATCTGGATGGGTGTGGCCGCCCTCGGCGTCCTTCTCCTGGGTTCGGGAGCCTGGTACTGGACTCAGCATATGAACGCTTCCTCCAATGTTCCCCGGGAGCAATTCAATCCCGACGACGGGCAGACGGGCAACGGAACGGCTGCCGCACAGCAGACGAACGCGCCTGAGCTGGTTCTCAAGGAAGTGGATTCCGGGTTTCCCGGCGATCTCTATGAGTTGACCAAAGCCAACGAGATTGTCCTTGAGGTGAAAGCGACCCAAGGGGAGAGCGTGTTCCTCTACGGGGAAAAACCCGACGAACCCGAAGAGACCTACACGATGAAACTGGGAGACGCCCGGACGGTGAAAAAGGACAAATTCTTGTGGTTCCGGCTGACGGTTCCCTCTGCGGTGCAGATTCGGGTAAACGGCGTGGAGATCGATACGACCGCCCAGGATGTGGCGAAAAGTTATCGCATTCAGCTGAAAAAGTAA
- a CDS encoding helix-turn-helix domain-containing protein: MSNPAEELRRAREAAGLSLEDVERKIRVQSRYLKAIEEGDYSALPGHSYARAIIRAYAQCLGVSPDPILRYFEEKSQIITAGASKRSLPSRKERHARKERAKVGKPSLLKVISSKPLLFGVILLILLSGALSTLYFFVFSGSAPEGGESASAEASQEPEEASPSEESGSSRAASMSGEGSDVSLRLVKTSESNKHGDEYVIGNADEVVITIKASSESWFRARGGGPTGSVMKDGYIQAGQTETFTHSEWISLHLGKPDKIELKVNGYLVDTKEQKEAQTYQFRLDKKAGEKKDEDKQKTT, translated from the coding sequence ATGTCCAATCCAGCGGAAGAGCTGAGGCGGGCGCGGGAAGCGGCCGGTCTCAGCCTGGAGGATGTTGAGCGAAAGATCCGCGTGCAATCCCGCTATCTGAAGGCCATCGAAGAGGGAGACTATTCCGCGTTGCCCGGACATTCCTATGCCCGGGCGATCATACGCGCCTACGCGCAGTGTCTCGGAGTTTCTCCGGATCCGATTTTGCGCTATTTCGAGGAGAAATCACAGATTATCACCGCCGGGGCCTCCAAACGCTCCCTGCCGAGCCGGAAGGAGCGGCACGCGAGGAAAGAACGGGCGAAAGTCGGAAAACCGTCCCTATTGAAAGTCATTTCCTCCAAGCCATTATTGTTTGGCGTCATATTGCTGATTCTTCTGTCGGGCGCTTTATCCACGCTTTATTTTTTCGTTTTCTCCGGGAGCGCTCCGGAAGGCGGCGAGTCGGCTTCCGCGGAAGCGTCGCAGGAGCCGGAGGAGGCTTCTCCTTCGGAGGAGAGCGGTTCGTCCCGGGCGGCTTCTATGTCCGGGGAAGGAAGCGACGTGTCGCTCCGGCTGGTGAAGACGTCGGAGTCGAACAAACACGGCGACGAATATGTTATCGGCAATGCGGACGAGGTGGTGATCACCATCAAAGCTTCGTCCGAAAGCTGGTTTCGCGCACGGGGAGGGGGGCCGACCGGTTCGGTGATGAAGGACGGTTACATTCAGGCGGGCCAAACGGAAACCTTCACCCACTCCGAATGGATCTCCCTGCATCTGGGCAAGCCGGACAAGATTGAACTTAAGGTCAACGGATATCTGGTGGACACGAAGGAGCAGAAAGAGGCTCAGACATACCAGTTCCGGCTGGACAAGAAGGCCGGTGAGAAGAAGGATGAGGATAAGCAGAAGACGACCTAG
- a CDS encoding DUF3243 domain-containing protein, giving the protein MSILDNFQDWKNFLSERIKQAEKMGMSQETIQNLAYEIGDYLARDVEPKNEEERLLRDMWNAADQNEQRVMAGLMVKMLNDGKK; this is encoded by the coding sequence GTGTCCATCTTGGATAACTTTCAGGATTGGAAAAACTTTTTGTCCGAACGGATAAAGCAAGCGGAGAAAATGGGCATGAGCCAGGAAACCATCCAGAATCTCGCCTACGAAATCGGGGATTACCTGGCCAGGGACGTGGAGCCGAAAAACGAAGAGGAACGTTTGCTCCGGGATATGTGGAACGCGGCGGATCAAAACGAGCAACGCGTGATGGCCGGATTAATGGTGAAAATGTTGAATGATGGAAAAAAATAA
- the rimO gene encoding 30S ribosomal protein S12 methylthiotransferase RimO, translated as MPEKVAIVTLGCEKNLVDSEIMSGLIDQQGHELVEDPNDATVVIVNTCGFIDAAKEESINTILDLAALKETGRVKCLIVSGCLVQRYKEELMREIPEIDGIVGTGDFARIAEVIAQSVSGRRPVFVGNPVFSYERALPRKRLTPRHFAHVKIAEGCDNACTFCSIPIMRGAFRSRSIESIVREVEQLAAEGVREVILIAQDTSNYGVDLYGSPALASLLNRVSEVEGIRWVRLHYLYPGAFNEELLETIASNPKICKYIDMPLQHSEDRILRRMRRPGRQRDILSLIEQIRARISDVAIRTSIIVGFPGETEEDFENLLRFVRQVEFDRLGVFTYSNEEGTPASRLPDHVPEEVKEERAHRLMELQRRISSRRNQRHVGRDLEVLIESYDGRNDVYLGRTQYDAPEIDGEVFVRGQGLPIGEVVRARITHSFEFDLAGEVL; from the coding sequence ATGCCGGAAAAAGTTGCGATTGTCACGTTGGGATGCGAAAAGAATCTCGTGGATTCTGAAATCATGTCGGGACTGATCGATCAGCAAGGCCACGAGCTGGTGGAAGATCCGAACGACGCCACCGTCGTGATTGTGAATACATGCGGATTCATCGATGCCGCCAAGGAAGAATCGATAAACACCATTTTGGATTTGGCGGCGCTGAAGGAAACGGGACGGGTGAAATGTTTGATCGTTTCCGGGTGTTTGGTCCAGCGCTATAAAGAGGAACTGATGAGGGAGATTCCGGAGATTGACGGAATCGTGGGGACGGGCGATTTTGCCAGGATCGCGGAGGTGATTGCCCAATCCGTTTCGGGTCGACGGCCGGTGTTTGTAGGCAACCCCGTTTTTTCGTATGAACGGGCTCTCCCGCGAAAGCGGTTGACTCCCCGCCATTTTGCCCATGTCAAAATTGCCGAGGGGTGTGACAACGCCTGCACTTTTTGCAGTATCCCCATCATGCGCGGAGCGTTTCGCAGCCGAAGCATCGAAAGCATTGTGCGCGAGGTGGAGCAGTTGGCTGCGGAGGGGGTGCGGGAGGTGATCCTGATCGCTCAGGACACCAGCAACTACGGAGTGGATCTGTATGGATCTCCGGCCCTCGCCTCCCTTCTGAACCGCGTTTCCGAAGTGGAAGGGATACGCTGGGTTCGCCTTCATTATCTCTATCCGGGTGCTTTCAACGAAGAGCTTCTGGAGACGATCGCTTCCAACCCGAAAATCTGCAAGTACATCGATATGCCCCTGCAGCACAGCGAAGATCGCATTCTCAGGCGCATGCGCCGTCCGGGCAGGCAGCGCGACATCCTGTCTTTGATCGAGCAAATTCGCGCCCGCATTTCGGATGTGGCGATCCGCACTTCGATCATCGTTGGGTTCCCCGGTGAGACGGAGGAGGATTTTGAGAACCTGCTCCGATTCGTGCGGCAGGTGGAGTTCGATCGTTTGGGGGTCTTCACCTATTCCAACGAAGAAGGAACGCCCGCATCCCGGCTGCCCGACCACGTTCCGGAGGAGGTCAAGGAGGAGCGGGCCCACCGGCTGATGGAATTGCAGCGCCGGATTTCAAGCCGGCGGAATCAGCGGCATGTCGGACGGGATTTGGAAGTGTTGATCGAATCCTACGATGGGCGGAACGATGTTTATTTGGGACGCACCCAGTATGACGCCCCGGAGATCGACGGCGAGGTGTTTGTCCGCGGTCAAGGGTTGCCCATCGGCGAAGTGGTTCGCGCCCGGATCACCCATTCATTCGAATTCGACCTCGCGGGGGAGGTTCTCTGA
- a CDS encoding DUF3388 domain-containing protein, which yields MIDNMWYLEYHIHKNRPGLLGDIASLLGMLSINILTINGVEDRRRGMLLKTDDREKIHALKHILNRVDNITITALRPPTLLDRMAVRHGRYLDQCLEDKRTFRFTRDELGLLVDFMAELMKREGHQLIGVRGMPRVGKTESIVASSVCANKRWTFVSSTLLRQTVRSQLAEDEMSPDNVFIIDGIVSTLRSTERHHALVREILQMDATKVIEHPDIFIRETEYTLEDFDVIIELRNHPEEKIDYDVLDSDFAAF from the coding sequence ATGATAGATAATATGTGGTATCTTGAATATCACATACATAAAAACCGCCCGGGGCTATTGGGGGATATCGCTTCCCTCCTCGGGATGCTGTCCATCAACATCTTGACCATCAACGGAGTCGAGGACCGGCGGCGCGGGATGTTGCTCAAAACCGACGACAGGGAAAAAATTCACGCCCTCAAACACATCCTGAACCGGGTTGACAATATCACCATCACCGCGCTTCGCCCTCCCACGTTGTTGGACCGCATGGCGGTTCGCCACGGCCGATACCTGGACCAATGCCTGGAGGACAAGCGGACTTTCCGCTTCACGCGGGACGAGCTGGGGCTGCTTGTGGATTTCATGGCGGAATTGATGAAGAGGGAAGGACACCAGCTCATCGGCGTGCGGGGAATGCCGAGGGTCGGGAAAACGGAATCGATCGTGGCCTCCAGCGTTTGCGCAAACAAGCGGTGGACCTTTGTCTCGTCCACCCTGCTCCGCCAGACGGTGCGCAGTCAACTGGCGGAGGATGAGATGAGTCCCGACAACGTGTTCATCATCGACGGGATCGTTTCCACGCTCCGTTCGACGGAACGTCACCATGCGCTGGTGCGCGAAATCCTGCAAATGGATGCCACAAAGGTGATCGAACATCCGGACATCTTCATCCGCGAGACCGAGTACACACTGGAGGATTTCGACGTGATCATCGAACTCAGAAATCACCCTGAGGAAAAAATCGATTACGACGTGCTGGATTCCGATTTTGCGGCTTTTTGA
- the ymfI gene encoding elongation factor P 5-aminopentanone reductase, with translation MAKPLAGQAALISGGSRGIGAAVARRLAEAGADVMVMYRTSRKAAEEVVRSCREQGVRALAEQGDVRVYEDVERVARHASLYFGHLSLLIHCAGVAGKGLVQDADDEEYDRVMDTHVRGAFHLVRAALPKLLARRYGRIILLSSIWGEAGGSGEVLYSAAKGAINGLTRALAKELAPSGISVNAVAPGAIRTDMLTEQLSEEEMDELAERIPAGRLGTPEDVASLICHLCLPESGYITGQVIHVNGGWYP, from the coding sequence ATGGCGAAACCCCTCGCGGGCCAAGCGGCTTTGATCTCAGGGGGAAGCCGCGGGATCGGCGCGGCGGTGGCCCGTCGGTTGGCGGAAGCCGGCGCCGATGTGATGGTGATGTACCGCACTTCCCGGAAAGCGGCGGAAGAGGTGGTGCGAAGTTGCCGCGAGCAGGGGGTCCGGGCTTTGGCGGAGCAGGGGGATGTCCGCGTCTATGAGGATGTGGAGCGCGTCGCCCGGCATGCGTCCCTGTATTTCGGCCATCTGTCCCTTCTGATTCATTGCGCCGGCGTGGCGGGGAAGGGACTGGTTCAGGATGCGGATGATGAGGAGTATGACCGGGTGATGGATACCCATGTGCGGGGGGCCTTTCATCTGGTCCGGGCGGCGCTTCCGAAGTTGTTGGCACGCCGGTACGGCAGGATCATCCTGCTTTCCTCGATCTGGGGAGAAGCGGGGGGATCCGGGGAAGTATTGTATTCGGCGGCGAAGGGAGCGATCAACGGGTTGACGCGCGCGCTGGCCAAGGAACTGGCCCCCTCCGGAATCAGTGTCAATGCCGTGGCCCCGGGAGCCATACGGACGGACATGCTGACGGAGCAGTTGTCCGAGGAGGAGATGGATGAGCTTGCGGAACGGATTCCCGCCGGCCGCTTGGGGACGCCGGAGGATGTGGCTTCGCTCATCTGCCATTTGTGCCTTCCGGAATCGGGCTACATCACCGGTCAGGTGATCCACGTAAACGGCGGCTGGTATCCGTGA
- a CDS encoding competence/damage-inducible protein A: MRGEIIAVGTELLLGQIVDTHSAYLSRECAELGINVYYHSAVGDNRERLKETLRLAGSRSDLVLITGGLGPTEDDLTKEALAEVLGLPLVPHPPSIARMEALFARFGSSVPPGNYKQGLVFEGATVFENRNGTAPGMAVTHEGTTYVLMPGPPGELIPMFEEEVRPFLLSLLPGDEVIISRVYRFFGIGESHLEERLKDLIQNQSNPTVAPLAKEAEVTLRLTAKARDADEAERLMEPVRREIMKRVGGFCYGEGELSLEELVVRRLLDRKRTLALAESCTGGLISRMLTTVPGSSGAVKGGVVSYTPDAKEGVLKVPSGVIERYGTVSMETALAMAERARELFGSDLAVSVTGVAGPDPVEDKPVGLVYIGCAEEGRPTRAYRLRLGGNRQGIQLRAAKYALFILQERLKKGEAQT; encoded by the coding sequence ATGCGCGGCGAAATCATTGCGGTTGGAACGGAGCTGCTTCTGGGTCAAATTGTGGACACCCATTCCGCCTATCTCTCCCGCGAATGCGCCGAGCTGGGAATCAACGTGTATTACCATTCCGCCGTCGGAGACAACCGGGAACGGCTGAAGGAGACGCTCCGTTTGGCCGGATCCCGGTCCGATCTGGTTTTGATCACCGGGGGACTCGGTCCCACCGAGGACGATTTGACCAAGGAAGCCCTTGCGGAGGTTTTGGGGCTTCCCCTCGTCCCGCATCCGCCGTCCATTGCCCGGATGGAAGCCTTGTTCGCCCGCTTCGGCTCGTCGGTTCCCCCCGGCAACTACAAACAGGGCTTGGTGTTTGAAGGCGCGACGGTTTTTGAAAACCGCAACGGAACGGCCCCGGGCATGGCCGTCACGCACGAAGGCACCACTTACGTGCTGATGCCGGGCCCCCCCGGAGAACTGATTCCGATGTTTGAGGAGGAAGTGAGGCCTTTCCTGCTCTCCCTTCTGCCCGGCGATGAAGTGATCATCTCCCGGGTTTACCGCTTTTTCGGGATCGGAGAATCCCATCTGGAGGAACGCCTCAAGGATCTGATTCAAAACCAAAGCAACCCGACCGTCGCTCCGCTGGCGAAGGAGGCGGAAGTGACCCTGCGCTTGACCGCCAAGGCCCGCGACGCGGATGAAGCGGAGAGGCTGATGGAACCCGTCCGCCGGGAAATCATGAAGCGGGTGGGCGGCTTTTGTTACGGGGAAGGGGAATTGTCGCTGGAGGAGCTGGTGGTCCGGCGTCTCCTCGATCGGAAGAGGACTCTGGCCCTTGCGGAAAGCTGCACCGGCGGCTTGATCAGCCGCATGCTGACGACGGTGCCGGGAAGCAGCGGAGCGGTGAAGGGGGGCGTGGTCAGTTACACGCCGGATGCGAAGGAAGGGGTTCTGAAAGTCCCCTCCGGGGTGATCGAGCGATACGGGACGGTCAGCATGGAAACGGCCCTCGCCATGGCGGAGCGCGCGAGGGAGCTTTTCGGTTCCGATTTGGCCGTCAGCGTGACCGGTGTGGCGGGTCCGGATCCGGTGGAGGACAAGCCGGTGGGACTGGTGTACATCGGTTGTGCGGAAGAGGGGCGACCCACCCGCGCGTACCGGCTCCGTCTCGGCGGGAACCGCCAGGGGATCCAGTTGCGTGCGGCAAAATATGCACTTTTCATTCTACAGGAACGATTAAAGAAAGGTGAAGCTCAGACATGA